The stretch of DNA ACCGGCTGTGGCGCCGCGGCCGCCGCTACGCCCTGCCCCCGGTGGCCGTCTCCCGCGAGATCGCCGCCCTCGGCGGGGTCGAGGAGACGACGCTGGGGGAGAGCCGCTGGTGGGCCCGGCTGCGGGAGCGGCTCGGCGGGGCCGTCGGGGCCGGGGGGGCGACCCTCGACGGGACCCTGGAACGGCTGGACGGGCACGCCTCGACCCGGCTCGCCTTCGGCACCTGGCATGGCGACTGGGGGCCGTGGAACCTGCGCGCCACTCCGGGGCGGCTGCTGGTCTGGGACTGGGAGCGCAGCGCCGACGGCGTGCCGCTCGGCTTCGACCTGCTCCATTTCGGCTACCAGACCGCCCTCCAGGGCCTCGGCCAGCCGCCGGCGGTGGCGGCCACCACCGGCCGCGACCGGGCGGCCCCGCACCTGGCCCCGCTGGGCCAGCGGCCGGGGGTGGAGGAGCTGCTGGGCGACCTGTACCTGCTGGAGCGGCTCTGCCGGGCCGCCGAGGCCGAGGTGTCGGTCGTGACCGGGCGGCCCGACTCGGTCGGGGCCGCCCTGCTCGGCGTCCTCGACGGCCGCCTCGTACCGGGGGGGTCCGGGGGACCGCCAGGGTGGTCCCCCGGTCGATCGGGGGGACCGGATGACCGACCATCGGCTGGTGTTCGTGGGCGGGCTGCACCGCAGCGGGACGACCCCGCTGGCCCGCTGCCTGGCCGCCCATCGACAGATCAGCGGCTTCGCGAACACCGGGGCGGAGGAGGACGAGGGCCAGCACCTCCAGACCGTCTACCCCCCGGCCAGGGCCTACGGCGGCCCGGGCCGGTTCGCGCGCCACCCGGCCGCCCACCTCACCGAGAGCTCGCCCCTGCTCACCCCGGACACGGCCGCCCGCCTGCTCGACCAGTGGCGGCCCCACTGGGACCTGGCCAGGCCGGTCCTGGTCGAGAAGTCCCCGCCCAACCTGCTCATGACCCGGTTCCTCCAGGGCGCCTTCCCCGACGCCCGCTTCGTCATGGTGGTCAGGCACCCGGCCATCGTCAGCCTCTCCACCCGCAAGTGGGCCCGGCTCAGCTCGCTGGGCGCCCTGCTCGACCACTGGTTCGCCGCCCACCGCCGGTTCGAGGACGACGCCCCCTTCATCCACCGCCTGCTCGTGGTCAAGTACGAGCACCTGGTCGCCGACCCCGAGCGCACCCTGGCCGAGATCGCCGCCTTCCTCGAGCTCGACGGCGACATCCCCACCGGCGGCATCGACACTCGCCGCAGCGCCACCTACGAGCGCCAGTGGGCCGACCTGGCCGCCGCCGGCCCCTGGCGCCGGGAACGCTTCCGCGGCCTCTGCCGCCGCCACGAGGCGGCGGCCAACCACTTCGGCTACAGCCTCCTCGACCTGGAGCGGGCCGACCCGTTCCCGGTGGGGTCGCCCCGCACCCCCTGAGGGCCGGCGCGGCCATGGTGTCGGGCGCGGTTGACGGTCTCCACCTTGGTCGTCATCAACGCGGGGAGAGCACGCAGAGCTCGTTGCCCTCGGGGTCGGCGAGGACGGTCCAGGTGACCTCGCCCTGGCCGATGTCGGCCGGGGTGGCGCCGAGGGAGCGGAGGCGGGCGACCTCGGTGGCGGGGTCGTCGTCCGGGTAGGGGGCGAGGTCGAGGTGGAGGCGGTTCTTGCCCAGCTTGGGGGCGGGCGAGCGGATCAGCTCCAGGAACGGGCCGGTGCCCGACGGGTGGCGGAGGGCGGCGAAGCGGTCGTTGACCTCGGTCACGGGCCAGGCGGCGGCCTCGGTCCAGAAGCGGGCCAGGGCCGGCGGGTCGGCGACGGCGACGACCACGGCGGCGAGGCGGCCGGTGCCGCGGTAGCGGTCGCGGGGCTCCAGGACGCAGAGCTCGTTGCCGTCCGGGTCGGCCAGGACCACCCAGGGGACCTCGCCCTGGCCGACGTCGGCCGGGGTGGCCCCGAGCGCGGTCAGGCGCGCGACCAGGGCCGCCTGGTCGGCGGCGGACGGGCTGGCCAGGTCGAGGTGGACCCGGTTGGGGCCGGTCTTGGGCTCGGGCACGGGGACGAACACCAGCGGGAGGCCAAGGCCGTCCGGCTCGGGCGGCTCGACCACGACCTCGTCGGGCTGCTCCAGGGTCACCCGCCAGCCGAGGGCGTCGGCCCACCAGCGGGCCGACGCCGCCGGAGAGGCGGCGTCGACCACGAGGTTGACCAGCCGGGTGCC from Actinomycetota bacterium encodes:
- a CDS encoding sulfotransferase, whose protein sequence is MTDHRLVFVGGLHRSGTTPLARCLAAHRQISGFANTGAEEDEGQHLQTVYPPARAYGGPGRFARHPAAHLTESSPLLTPDTAARLLDQWRPHWDLARPVLVEKSPPNLLMTRFLQGAFPDARFVMVVRHPAIVSLSTRKWARLSSLGALLDHWFAAHRRFEDDAPFIHRLLVVKYEHLVADPERTLAEIAAFLELDGDIPTGGIDTRRSATYERQWADLAAAGPWRRERFRGLCRRHEAAANHFGYSLLDLERADPFPVGSPRTP
- a CDS encoding VOC family protein produces the protein GTRLVNLVVDAASPAASARWWADALGWRVTLEQPDEVVVEPPEPDGLGLPLVFVPVPEPKTGPNRVHLDLASPSAADQAALVARLTALGATPADVGQGEVPWVVLADPDGNELCVLEPRDRYRGTGRLAAVVVAVADPPALARFWTEAAAWPVTEVNDRFAALRHPSGTGPFLELIRSPAPKLGKNRLHLDLAPYPDDDPATEVARLRSLGATPADIGQGEVTWTVLADPEGNELCVLSPR